The following are from one region of the Zonotrichia leucophrys gambelii isolate GWCS_2022_RI chromosome 1A, RI_Zleu_2.0, whole genome shotgun sequence genome:
- the FBH1 gene encoding LOW QUALITY PROTEIN: F-box DNA helicase 1 (The sequence of the model RefSeq protein was modified relative to this genomic sequence to represent the inferred CDS: inserted 2 bases in 1 codon), translating to MRRRRQLTAPECAALARSPEGSAPLRHPLSLPRGGGGGNRGLHPTHGTRRHRRAPGQQRKISDFFGVLKSPPSGMPRSRGIKEQPLDPFSPGAPASFSQPCPSLPPPRAHSRKRAIPKAEQELWEEPEEKIPELSGIQQEWEELEVEPLPDPHFGLLGTRSWQVPQGSMEDLPPEILRNIFAFLPVVDLYQNLSLVCRCWREIIRDPRFIPWKKLYQRFLRREPSALLRVEQILQEFSITQGQQGCVLGLLRLVASTGARLDPSRLLQLLATHPLFPKAHFCVLSKFPDLLSKPGAEKMWAMFAVMVLFSDGVGDIQRLLQCFRSPRSELALLEVTEVLHCMATLLLAMRNRSIPISNRLHYNIFYCLYLMENASGIVQPPQEGRMDSCPSGRADVRLTHEQQRILSHKIEPGQTVKIMAFAGTGKTSTLVKYAEKFSELKFLYLAFNKAVAEKGKMVFPRNVTCKTFHSLAFGSVGRRYKDKGKLNFSKMSVYSISFLLRNREGQSLFVRGKTVSQTLGSFFSSSDEEISEEHVPLWFKNTHGNMEQVSPQEKRINVEEAREIWHNMKKLDGDVEKKYKMTCDGYLKLWQLSKPQLSGYDAIFVDEAQDCTPAIVDIVQSQNCGKILVGDPHQQIYTFRGAVNTLYLVPHTHVYYLTQSFRFGPEIAYVGATILDVCKGIRSKTLLGGRQRGDVRGARQGKMALLSRSNWNVFEDAVEFSGRDPPAKIHVIGGLERFGLSKIYDIWKLSLPADVRKNSHLEIEDPFIRRWAEAEGLPGLREYAARVEDRELEVKISIVEKHRERIPELVSRIRANHVAQEGLADFLIGTVHQAKGLEFDTVCVADDFVQIPSVTAASLGRMNIALERRQPGSRRIPLPGLHLAVLRLPDSPHLCPSHPVGAHPALAEPCXASQSHPGLGLILLAHPSSKIKWILERDFSSASNSRCLLEQDFSPAPKSSGCWSRISAQLQIPGGCWTGFQPSSKFQVDFRAGCSQLQIPGGCWTGFQPSFKFQVFVGAGFQPSSKIKWILEEDFSSASNARWILEQDFNPAPNSRWMLERISAQLQNKWMLEQDVPSSKFQVDFRAGCSQLHNQVDVGAGCSQLQIPGGCWSRMFPAPEGLPGFPPALPHPPGAGNGISRGICSLEMDQTEQGSFWNIPSLPPVTTVQTSWIFYHSWKSL from the exons atgcggcggcggcggcagctcACAGCCCCCGAGTGCGCGGCCCTGGCCCGGAGCCCCGAGGGCTCAGCCCCGCTCAGGCACCCGCTGAGCCTgccccgaggaggaggagggggaaaccGGGGCCTTCATCCCACCCACGGCACACGGAGACACcgcagag CCCCGGGCCAGCAGAGGAAGATCTCGGATTTCTTTGGGGTGCTGAAGTCGCCGCCATCCGGGATGCCGAGGAGCCGCGGGATcaaggagcagcccctggatcccttttcccctggagctcctgcttccttcagccagccctgcccttccctgcctcctcccaggGCACATTCCAGGAAAAGAGCAATTCCCAAAGCcgagcaggagctctgggaggaaCCTGAGGAGAAGATCCCAGAGCTCAGTGGGATCCAGCAGGAatgggaggagctggaggtggaGCCCCTTCCCGATCCCCACTTTGGGCTGCTGGGCACGCGGAGCTGGCAGGTTCCTCAGGGATCCATGGAGGATCTCCCTCCTGAAATCCTcaggaatatttttgctttcctgccAGTTGTGGATCTGTACCAGAACCTGAGCCTGGTGTGTCGCTGCTGGAGGGAGATAATCCGGGATCCACGG TTCATCCCCTGGAAGAAGCTGTACCAGCGGTTCCTGAGGAgggagccctcagccctgctgagggtggagcagatcctgcaggaattctccatcacccaggggcagcagggctgcgtgctggggctgctcag gTTGGTGGCATCCACGGGAGCCAGGCTGGATCCCAGCAGGCTCCTCCAGCTCTTGGCAACCCATCCCCTCTTCCCAAAGGCTCACTTCTGTGTCCTCAgcaaattcccagatttgctcaGCAAGCCTGGG GCAGAGAAGATGTGGGCCATGTTTGCTGTCATGGTGCTGTTCTCTGATGGCGTTGGGGAcatccagaggctgctgcaatgtTTCCGGAGCCCCCGCTcggagctggccctgctggaggtCACCGAGGTGCTGCACTGCATGGCCACGCTGCTGCTGGCCATGAGGAACAGGAGCATCCCCATCTCCAACAG gcTTCACTACAATATTTTCTACTGTTTGTATCTGATGGAAAACGCCTCTGGAATTGTGCAGCCTCCGCAAGAGGGAAGGATGGATTCGTGTCCCAG TGGACGGGCTGATGTCAGACTGACCCATGAACAGCAGAGGATTCTGAGTCACAAAATTGAGCCTGGCCAAACAGTGAAAATAATGGCATTTGCAG gcacAGGGAAAACCTCGACCTTGGTGAAGTACGCGGAGAAATTCTCGGAGCTGAAATTCCTTTACCTGGCTTTTAACAAAGCTGTGGCAGAGAAGGGGAAGATGGTTTTCCCAAGGAATGTCACCTGCAAGACCTTCCACTCCTTGGCTTTCGGAAGCGTTGGGAGACG CTACAAAGACAAAGGCAAGCTGAACTTCTCCAAGATGTCAGTTTATTCCATCAGCTTCCTCCTGCGGAACAGGGAGGGCCAGTCCCTGTTTGTGAGAGGGAAAACGGTGTCCCAGACCTTGGGCAgcttcttctcctcctcagaTGAGGAGATCTCCGAGGAGCACGTGCCCCTGTGGTTCAAAAACACCCATGGGAACATGGAGCAAGTCAGCCCCCAGGAAAAGAGG ATCAATGTGGAGGAAGCCAGAGAGATTTGGCACAACATGAAGAAGCTGGATGGAGATGTAGAGAAGAAATACAAGATGACTTGTGATG gataTTTGAAACTCTGGCAGCTCAGCAAGCCCCAGCTCTCGGGATACGATGCCATTTTTGTGGATGAAGCCCAGGATTGCACTCCAG ccaTCGTGGATATTGTGCAATCCCAAAACTGTGGGAAAATCCTGGTGGGAGACCCTCACCAGCAGATCTACACCTTCAGGGGGGCTGTCAACACCCTGTACCTGGTGCCTCACACCCACGTGTACTACCTGACCCAG AGTTTCAGGTTCGGCCCCGAGATCGCCTACGTGGGAGCCACGATCCTGGATGTGTGCAAAGGGATCCGCAGCAAAAccctgctgggagggaggcAAAGGG GGGACGTGAGGGGGGCCCGGCAGGGGAAGATGGCGCTGCTGTCCCGCAGCAACTGGAACGTGTTTGAGGACGCCGTGGAATTCTCTGGGAGAGACCCCCCGGCCAAAATCCACGTCATTGGG ggATTGGAGAGATTTGGCTTGAGTAAAATTTATGATATTTGGAAGCTCAGCCTGCCTGCAGATGTCAGGAAAAACT CCCACCTGGAGATCGAGGACCCCTTCATCCGGCGCTGGGCCGAGGCCGAGGGCCTGCCGGGGCTCCGGGAGTACGCGGCGCGCGTGGAGGACCGCGAGCTGGAGGTGAAGATCTCCATCGTGGAGAAGCACCGGGAGCGCATCCCGGAGCTGGTGAGCAGGATCAGAGCCAACCACGtggcccaggaggggctggcag attttctcaTCGGCACCGTGCACCAAGCCAAGGGCCTGGAGTTCGACACCGTTTGTGTCGCGGATGATTTTGTGCAAATCCCTTCTGTCACTGCGGCCTCCCTGGGGAGAATGAACATTGCCCTTG AGCGACGGCAGCCAGGATCCAGGAGGATTCCTTTGCCAGGCTTGCACCTGGCTGTTCTTCGGCTCCCTGACTCCCCTCACCTCTGTCCCAGCCATCCAGTAGGAGCCCATCCAGCTctagcagagccctg agcttcccagagcCATCCTGGACTGGGACTGATCCTCTtggcacatcccagctccaaAATCAAGTGGATATTGGAGCGGGATTTCAGCTCAGCTTCAAATTCCAGGTGTTTGTTGGAGCAGGATTTCAGCCCAGCTCCAAAATCAAGTGGATGTTGGAGCAGGATTTCAGCTCAGCTTCAAATTCCAG GTGGATGTTGGACAGGATTTCAGCCCAGCTCCAAATTCCAGGTGGATTTTagagcaggatgttcccagctCCAAATTCCAGGTGGATGTTGGACAGGATTTCAACCCAGCTTCAAATTCCAG GTGTTTGTTGGAGCAGGATTTCAGCCCAGCTCCAAAATCAAGTGGATATTGGAGGAGGATTTCAGCTCAGCTTCAAATGCCAG GTGGATTTTAGAGCAGGATTTCAACCCAGCTCCAAATTCCAGGTGGATGTTGGAGAGGATTTCAGCCCAGCTCCAAAATAAGTGGATGTTGGAGCAAGATGTTCCCAGCTCCAAATTCCAGGTGGATTTTagagcaggatgttcccagctCCACAATCAGGTGGATGTTGgagcaggatgttcccagctCCAAATTCCAG GTGGATGTTGgagcaggatgttcccagctccagagggacTTCCAGGctttcctccagccctgcctcatcctccaggagctgggaatgggatctccAGAGGAATCTGCTCTTTAGAAATGGATcagacagagcagggctcaTTCTGGAacattccttctcttcctcctgtcACCACTGTCCAGACTTCCTGGATATTTTATCATTCCTGGAAATCCCTCTGA